The Fusobacterium polymorphum genome segment ACTGCTCCACTTACTTCAAAATCCACTTTAATTATCTTTTTTATTTCTCTTGCTTCTCTATTAAAATTATAGAAAATTAGTATATTCGCCTCTGTATTAGCTCTAAATTCTTTAAGGTACTCTAATTTATCTTTTAATCCAGCTGATTGTCTAAGACCTGCTATAACTTTACTTGTGTTGTCAAAAATAATTCCATTCCAATATCTGTCTTTTTTTATACTTAAATACTCTTTTCCTGCGTCAAAATAACACTCCTCAAATACTAAAGGTGGTAAATCCACACAATCCTCTTTCATTAATGCTTTGCTACTGATAGACTTCCACATTTCGTCTATTTTTTCTGTGTTTCTCCACTCTTTTATCTCCCAAAAGCCAATATTGTTAAATCTCTTTACTGCAAATTCTTTTTCATATTTGTATCCACTTGGATAAAACCCAAATATAATAAAGTAATTTCCTAAGTCTTGATAACCATTAGAGGCAGGTGTGGCTGATAATAAACAAAATCCATCTGCTTTTTTGCATAAATTTAAAGCATATTTACTTCTCTGTGTCTTCTTATAGTTTTTAATATAGTGACACTCATCAAAAATTAGATATGTGTTTTGTATATTGTTTCCATTTACATTTTTCAATTTGTTATAACTAATTACTTTATAATCTATATTGTCTATTTTGTTATAATCCTTAAACTTTTTAATCTCTCTATCCCAACCACCCTCACGTACTTTTTGTGCTGGTGCAACTATCAATAATTTCTTACCTTGTGCATGTTTCCAATAATGATTAATGCTAATGATAGTTTTACCTGTGCCTGTATCTAAAGGGTATATGTAGTTTTTATGGCTGTTATCTATTAATTCTTGCTGATATTTATATAATTTCATAGCAATTTACCCTCTTTCAAAATCTCTAAAAACTCATCCATAGTACTTGCCACACCTGCTATTCCACCATTTTCTTTTATTTTTTGTATCTGTGCTTTTTGTAGGGGTGATACAACTCCACCTTTAGTCCTTTTAACCTCAATGGCTACGAATTTTCCATTAACACAAGCTAAAATGTCAGGGATTCCAGCAGGTTGAAATATGCTTCCGTGAACCTTAAAAAACCAATATCCTTTATCTTTTAGCCATTTCTTTATTTTGTTTTCAACTGCTTTTTCTTTTAGATTAACTTTTTCT includes the following:
- a CDS encoding DEAD/DEAH box helicase, whose product is MKLYKYQQELIDNSHKNYIYPLDTGTGKTIISINHYWKHAQGKKLLIVAPAQKVREGGWDREIKKFKDYNKIDNIDYKVISYNKLKNVNGNNIQNTYLIFDECHYIKNYKKTQRSKYALNLCKKADGFCLLSATPASNGYQDLGNYFIIFGFYPSGYKYEKEFAVKRFNNIGFWEIKEWRNTEKIDEMWKSISSKALMKEDCVDLPPLVFEECYFDAGKEYLSIKKDRYWNGIIFDNTSKVIAGLRQSAGLKDKLEYLKEFRANTEANILIFYNFNREAREIKKIIKVDFEVSGAVSNIPKFDDYDTLKGKTTLVQIQAGGAGIELQYNSEVIFFSPTWSFQDYSQALGRAYRIGQKNKVTVYKYIGKRTIEERVYARLDEKKDFAEKLLTDEDLGGTFDD
- a CDS encoding VRR-NUC domain-containing protein — encoded protein: MKDKTDVKEKVNLKEKAVENKIKKWLKDKGYWFFKVHGSIFQPAGIPDILACVNGKFVAIEVKRTKGGVVSPLQKAQIQKIKENGGIAGVASTMDEFLEILKEGKLL